The following coding sequences lie in one Rutidosis leptorrhynchoides isolate AG116_Rl617_1_P2 chromosome 6, CSIRO_AGI_Rlap_v1, whole genome shotgun sequence genomic window:
- the LOC139853623 gene encoding uncharacterized protein yields the protein MDVMEHGPWIIRTIPIILNKWSPNVSLTKEDLTKVPVWVKLHDIPLLGYTEDGLSLMASRISNPKLLDTYTSTMCVEAWGRPNFAQALIEVSADTDFKDEIKVANPSHDGQGRTIDLVRVEYEWKPPRCSRCKVFGHTDIQCPKVQPRVMGDDNKQKQVDADCFQDVIKKKGKGVATVAQK from the coding sequence ATGGATGTTATGGAACATGGACCATGGATAATTAGAACGATCCCAATTATTCTCAATAAATGGTCTCCTAATGTTTCGTTGACAAAGGAAGATTTAACTAAGGTACCAGTTTGGGTAAAGTTGCATGATATCCCGCTATTAGGGTATACGGAAGACGGACTTAGTTTAATGGCGTCTAGAATTAGTAATCCCAAGTTGTTGGACACGTACACGAGTACTATGTGTGTTGAAGCTTGGGGTCGACCTAATTTCGCTCAAGCGTTGATAGAAGTTTCAGCGGATACCGATTTTAAGGATGAAATTAAGGTTGCAAATCCTTCACATGACGGTCAAGGTCGTACTATTGATTTGGTGCGTGTGGAATATGAATGGAAACCACCGCGGTGTTCGCGTTGTAAAGTGTTTGGTCATACAGATATTCAATGTCCAAAGGTCCAACCTAGGGTGATGGGGGATGACAACAAACAAAAGCAGGTTGATGCAGATTGTTTCCAAGATGTGATCAAAAAGAAAGGAAAAGGTGTTGCAACTGTGGCTCAGAAATAG